A segment of the Manis javanica isolate MJ-LG chromosome 17, MJ_LKY, whole genome shotgun sequence genome:
CTTCATTTGGCTAGTTCATGACCAACCTTGCAGCTCTCCCACGATGCCCCTTCTTGTCTGGTCTTCCCGTGGAGACAGGGCAGAGGAAGCTGCCTCAACCCCAGCCTCCTTATCTGCCCCTACCCGCCGCTGGCCCAGGACTCAGGCTCACAGGTCTCTGTCTCTGACATTCTGCCACTCTGTTCGTCCTCTGGTCTGCCCCTCGGTGGCTGGTTCTTGGGCCTTGGGAGCTGCGTGTCCCTGGCCCTATTTCCGGTCTCTTTGCCTTCTCCTGCTCCCCCTTGTGTCCATCTCTTTCTaccccaggccctgctcttctccctcctcccattcACAGATGAGATGGTGGAGGCCAAAGGCCAGACCACTCAGTCCCTGGAAGAACCTTCTCCCCACCTTCCCACAGCTCTGAGTAACTCTCTCAGCCCTGCTTTGGCAGAAGGTGAAGGTGGCTGGCAGGGTAAACTGAGACCCtaggtgggggcaggggtctgGCTCTCTGGTTAGAATCACTCCTTTTGTGGCTGGAGTAGCATCCCGCCGTCCCTCCCCTGCCTGGCTGCTGGGCGGGGGAGGGGGCCTGGGTTCCCGCTGCCTTAAAAGGGCTCAATGTCTtggctctctcctccctcccccatcctgGGCCCTGGCTAGTTCTTCCCTGCCGGCCCACTCTCCCCAAACCCCGTGGGGGGGTCCCTTTCTCCCCTCCATAACTCACTGAATCAACTCATCCCTGCTCTCACCCATCCCACTCCATCCTGTGTCCCAAGTCTCCAGCTTCTTCCACCCCCTGgagtcctggcctccctctcccccaggccCTTGAATCTCCtgcttaaacacacacacacacacacaccttaccCCCTCCCAAACTGCCTTCTTTAACCTTCTAGCGGGTGTAGGACCTTAGGCAAATGACTTCACCACTCTGAGCCTTCAGGGTAATAATAATCAAGCCCTCTCTTGGAGCAGAGAGGAAAGTGATAACGCACTTGAAACTTGCCTGCAGGCAGGCCTGGAGCCCGGATTTGGTCTGGCTAGCTTTGTCTCCTGGCGTTGCTTCTCGCAGCCCCAATACATTTTCCCAAAGTGTGGTCCAGGAGCCACTTGCATCTAAACCTGGAGGCACAGTCTTAAACTTGTTCTGGGCTATAACCCAAGACCGACCGTGGGGCGGCTGGGCGGGGAGGGTAGAAGGAGAAAGGGGGGTGCGGGCACCTTCACCAGGGGCTCCCCCCACCGTGGGAGTGGAGCCTGGAGCTCCAGGGACTGGGTCTTAGATCTTTGCCCTCTGTCCTTTAGGGCCACTCCTCTGCAGGCTTTTCACCCCACTCATCGCACCACCAGAGCACTGGCCCAGTGCCCTGCCCTCACTCAAAGAGGGTTTCCCAGCATCTCATCTCTCTGTAGGAGGGCAGTTTTGGGTCCCCAGGCCACACAGGGGCAATGTGGGGAAGCCTGTAGGAGGCGACAGTCCTaaagggaggggcagagagaaggggaGTCTGAAACCAAGGGGCTGGGACAGGGGGCGACCAAGGCATAAGGGTGGAACTTCCTCCTCGTTTTGGGTGTTAGTCCCAGTGACCTGCTATTCTCacctcttcctgcctccccacagTGGAGCCCATCGCGGCGAGGCTTAAGGAGGCCAGACTACAGAGGAATGACTTCGAGATTCTAAAGGTGATCGGGCGCGGAGCGTTCAGCGAGGTGAGCTTTGAGCAGCTGCGGCAACTCCTAAGGGCTGGAGACGCGACTATTTGTGCAATGGGCGGAGCATATGAGTTAGGGGCGGGGCCTTTGAAATTGATGAATGACTGAGTTTGGAATATAAGACAGAGGCTGCGGGGGAGGGCGGGGCTTGAGGGCGATGGGCGTGGCAAGTGGGGACCCGGCACGGCTGGGGCGGGGTTAGGGGTGGGGTCCAATCTGGTCCAGCCCTGGTGTTTTACCCGCCAGCTCTGCCCCAGTCACCCTGTTTTGGCCTTCAGGTAGCGGTGGTGAAGATGAAGCAGACAGGCCAAGTGTACGCCATGAAGATCATGAATAAGTGGGACATGCTGAAGAGAGGCGAGGTGAGGGGCGGGGGCTGGAAGTGCAGGGCGCTGAGgatccccctgcccccactcgCTTCAGCTCCGGTGCCCCGCAGGTGTCGTGCTTCCGCGAAGAAAGGGATGTGTTGGTGAACGGGGACCGGCGCTGGATCACGCAGCTTCACTTCGCCTTCCAGGATGAGAACTACCTGGTGAGACCCAAGCTGGGGCGACTAGAAGGATGGACTCCCGCCCCCGAGGCTGTCAGTTAACAAGgcgggaggcagggagaggaagtTCTGGGATTGCGGAGCGGCCTGGAAATGCTTGCGGGAGTCGCTGTGTGTGGTAGGAATGGGCCTTCATTTTCAGAATGGAAGCTGTCCCTTAGCGTTCTTTTTGCCGGGCTGATTCTGGGGTATTCAGTTAAGATGCTGCCGTGGGGGAATCCCTTACCTGGAATGGGGTAGCTCTCTTGAAGTCTGTGTGGGAACCACCTGGGTAGGGAGTGTCTGGGCCGTATACCCTGGGCATTGGGAGGCCTCTGggttctctttttcccagatttTCACCGGGGGAGTGAATCTGTTCAGAGATATCCTGGCGGAATGGgaggggttttttgttgtttttttttttgccaggggtggtggtggtgtctGATTTGGCCTGGGGGATCTCTTGGggctggggctgtggaggtatagGGTGTCTCTGGGAGTCTTTCTCCTGGCCTATCAGCGATCCGAACATGGGGGGGCTACCGACCCCCCATGACATACCCTTCTCTCAGTACCTGGTCATGGAGTACTACGTGGGCGGGGACCTGCTAACGCTGCTGAGCAAGTTTGAGGAGCGGATCCCGGCCGAGATGGCGCGTTTCTACCTGGCCGAGATTGTCATGGCCATAGACTCGGTGCACCAGTTGGGCTATGTGCACAGGTGGGCATTGCAGGGGTTGAGGGGCAGGCCCCAGAGGGATAACAAAGGTTGTACCTGGAAGTTTGGAGCCCAGAGTGGGTGGAGCGCAGAGAGGGACTAGTTGATTGGGGCCCACTGGGGATAGGGCCAGAGTGTCGGGTCCAGAATTGTAAAATCCCCAAAGGGCAGAAGTCGACGATGTGAGGCCTAAGGGCTGGGCCTGGAGGGATAGGAACTGGAGAGCCCTAAGAGGGTGGGTCCTGAAACGGTGCTTCCTAGAGGGTTGGAGCCTggggggctggtgggagggagggaggctcacTTTTCTCCCACTCCCCTTCTTGTCTTTGCGCAGGGACATCAAACCGGACAATATTCTGCTGGACCGCTGTGGCCACATCCGCTTGGCCGACTTTGGTTCCTGCCTCAAGTTGAGGGCAGATGGAACGGTGAGCGGTGCGCCGCCACGGGCAACTTAGGCCACTACGAGTGGAGTCAGGGCTGGGACGGCAGATGCAGGGGTATGGGAGCCGGTGGCGGCGTGGGCAGATCCAGGGTGCGGGAGGACTAGGTTTGAAGGGAGGAGGCGACTCAGGCTTATTGTGAGTGTGACTCAGGTTAGAACAGGGAGGGACTAAGCACTCGGGGCGTGGTCAGGAGGGGGCGGAGCCCAGACTCAGCCCAGTGCCTTTCGGCTCAGGTGCGGTCGCTGGTGGCAGTGGGTACCCCGGACTACTTGTCCCCTGAGATTCTGCAGGCCGTGGGCGGCGGACCCGGGACAGGCAGCTACGGGCCTGAGTGTGACTGGTGGGCGCTGGGCGTGTTTGCCTATGAAATGTTCTACGGCCAGACGCCCTTCTACGCAGACTCCACTGCCGAGACTTATGGGAAGATAGTGCACTACAAGGTGAGCAGAGCCTGGGGAGCCCACAGTCTTCCTTTGCACCTGCAGCCAAGTAACATTCCccactttccctctccctctgagCAGGATCATCTGTCTCTACCGGTGGTGGATGCAGGGGTCCCAGAGGAGGCTCGCGACCTCATCCAGAGGCTACTCTGTCCCCCGGAGATGCGGCTGGGCCAGGGTGGAGCAGGCGATTTCCAGAAGCATCCTTTCTTCTTTGGCCTCGACTGGGAGGGTGTTCGTGACAGCGTGCCCCCCTTTACGCCAGATTTTGAGGGTGCCACTGACACGTGCAACTTCGATGTGGTGGAGGACGGGCTCACTGCCATGGTGAGCGGGGGCGGGGTAGGTACCTGCGACCACCGCTTGGCTGACCGTGCCTCCCCATCCTTCATCCGTAAAGTCAGGGTTAGGATGGTATCCATCTCCTGGGGTCCTGAAATCATTCCTGCCCAAGGCCCTAGGTTCATAGTCTGTGGGGGCACAGACTGGTCCCCAGACAATGATGCTTCAGCGAAATCAGGGCTAAGATGGGGGAGTGTAGGGAGCGGggctcctgtctctctctctctctctccctgggggCCCTTGTGCTGGGCACTGCTGGGAACACGTGAACTAAGTCAGCCCCCCATTCATTTGTAGTCTGGAGAAGTCTATACTCCTACTATGGTGAGTGCCCTGAGGGAAAAAACCGCAGGATACAATAAAAGGAGGGAGGAACCACTTTAGATAGGCCCCAAGCTGTGGTGGGTGGGCTTGGGTGGGAGGAGACACTGAGCCAATTTTGGGAAGAAGTGAAGGGCTAACCCTGACACCCACCAGTCACCTCAGGTCTGTGCCTCTTGGATAGGAGACACTGTCAGACATGCAGGAAGGCATGCCGCTGGGAGTCCACCTGCCATTCGTGGGCTACTCCTACTCCTGCATGGCCCTCAGGTAAGCGCTGGCTCTGTGAAGCATTCAAGTGGTGGGTTGGGGGCCCAGCCTCCCAAAGCCCCGGGACTGCCTGGGGTTACTGTATCCTGGCCCATCAGCACCCTGCAGTGTTGCAGGATCAGTTTTAGAACCTTGTCTTGGGACCCAGGATTCTAGTGCCCAGAGCTGCAAGGCCTTAAAATATTGGAGCATATAAGTATTTTGAATTTTAGATTTAGTTCTTAAACCTCAGAGCCAGAGACTGGGCCTTCTAGAAACTTACAGCCTTCCATTTTGAGATTTCTGGTACACAGAGCCGTGGGACTCAGaatcttagaaaataatttgaattattttaaatttaaattttaaaatcagttttcaaAGCACAAGCTTATTAAATCATTAATTATACAAATAATGCTTGGCTTGTcagaagtaaattaaaaaacagggATAAGGAAAAGGAATCCTACCATTAGTGATGGTCCCTGGCTCACACAAGTGCACATGTACTGGACAATTGAGAACATAGAACATGCTGTATTCTAGTCTGTTTTCTTACCGGCCAATATATTGCAAACCCCATTTCTGATTATGAAGAAACTACTGCACACGATCCCTACACTGTGTAGTATTCTGCCTATTGGGTAAGTCAGCACTTGGTTAACCTGTCCTCTCTATTATAACccaggctggatgaacaaccatAGGCTGGTCTCTGTGCATGTCCAGTATCACCAAGTCCTTGAGACATATTTCCATGAGCGGTATTGCCAGGTTGGAGGAGACATCCACTTTTAttgcagtttcattttcctagGGAGGGTGTGTCTCCTTGCCAGCAAGGAGTCCTGGCTCTAAACCCAGGGCTTCAGCAGCCTCTCTGGGGTGACTGGCTCCGCTTCTCCCCCTCTTCCTTTCCCCAGGGATGATGAggtcccaggccccaggcccatgGAACTGGAGGCCGAGCAATTGCCTGAGCCACCCGAGCAAGCACCCAGGCCAGAGCTCCCCGTGCCCCTACCAGAGGAGACTGTGAGTCACTGGAGAGGGTCAGTGGGGGGGGGACTAGAGAGCAGAGTCGAGGGCTTCCGGGGGGTGGCGGGTGCCATGGAGTGCTGAGCCCTCTGGGAGCTTGCTTGACAGGCGATAGAAAAGAGTAGGGGTTACTACAGTCACTAATGATCCCTAGGAAGAAATGAGAACAGGCCATTGAGGGTATGGAGGCTTTCTGGGAAGGGGAAgccctggaggaggaagaggaggaggagcacCACCCGCGGCAGGAAAGGTGCTCATTGGTCAGCAGAGAGAACCTCAAGGGCAGAGGCTCTGCGGTGGGGGCCGGCTGGCTGTCCGCGAACATGCAAGGAGGGTAGTAAAGCAGGGCTGTTCCAAGGGGTTTGGATAGTgaggggtgggaaggcaggagagGCCAGCGGAACACAAACCGAACAGGCCTTCAGGTGTGCATGTCTCCTCCTGAGGGTACGTTGGGGCTGGAGAAATTTTGAGCAGGGGAGGGACAAGATCAAGTTGAGTTAGTGTTTTAGGAACAGCTCTTCAGTTCCTGTGTGAAAGGTGGACGGGAAGGGACCAAATGAATGGCTGGAGGGGAGGTAGCTGGGGGAGGGCTGGATCAGGGAAGGAAGGGGTTAGATCACTGAGGGAGCTGTGGGGATTCCAGGAAGATCTAGGGGATGGGGGAGGAGAGGACAAGGGGGGACCCCAGGCTTGCAACCTATGTTCAAGTCTCCAGTGCTCCAGGAGCCACAGGCACCCCTAAACGCACTCCCTATACGCAGGCCGAAGCAGCAGTTTCGGAGGCTTTGCCTGAGGCAGCAGAAGCCGAGGCCGAGGTGACGCTGCGAGAGCTCGAGGAGGCCCTGGAGAAGGAGGTGCTTACCCGGCAGAGCCTGAGCCGGGAGCTGGAGACCATCCGTACGGCCAACCAGAACTTCGCCAGGTTGGAGTTGGGGCTCAGGTGCAAGTCGCTACCTTGGGCAGCCTCTCCCGCCGGGATTCGAAGGGCTCACAGTCCTTACCTCCCCGCAGTCAACTCCGCGAGGCCGAGGCCCGGAATCGAGACCTGGAGGCGCACGTCCGACAGCTCCAGGAGCGGATGCAGTTGCTGCAGGCTGAAGGGGCCGCAGGCAAGTCCCTCGTCCGCCCTTACCCCGAGGGCGCTGAAGGTGGCGGGTGGGGAGGTGGGCCGCGGCCTGTGTGGACACCTGGTGGGGAGGGCGAGGGGCCCAGGCTGGGGCACGCCGCGCCACCACCCTCCTCCGTCCCTCCACGCACCCTAcgcctctctcttctccttccagcTGTCACGGGGGTCCCCAGTCCCCGGGCTACGGATCCACCTTCCCATGTAAGAGCCCTTTTTCCTCTGCGTCAAGACTTGTGCCCCCTCTGCAGACCCGGTCCTTGTCTCCCCGTCCAGATATAGGGCTCACCTACCTCTTTGGGGTTCCAGGCGGCAGATACCCTCCATTCAGCCCCACATCTACGAGGTCTCCCTTGGTTCAGGCCACTTACGAAATCCCAATCCCGCCTGGGATCTCCCTAGATTTCTCCTATATCTTAATTCCCCTCGTTGTCTCTAGTCCTTTGCCTACAGCGGCCGGGCCAGGTGGGCTCCGATCGGGTCACCTGTCCCTTCTCTCTCCAGCTAGATGGCCCCCCGGCCGTGGCTCTGGGCCAGTGCCCGCTGGTGGGGCCAGGCCCCATGCACCGCCGCCACCTGCTGCTCCCTGCCAGGGTACGTCCGGCTGTTCACGCCCGCCGCCGCGTCCCCGCCGCGCTGCACCTACCCCAAGCCACCCCTGCTTAGCTGCGCCTGTGAGGGGCTGGGCCTGTCGAGGGGAGGGATGCTCGGGCAGCCAATCAATACAGACATCTAGGAAGTGGCCAATGACGAGCTCGGACAAGACTGGAGGCTTGAAAGCCGGCCAACCAGACGCCCGCACTGGCGTAGGGGGTGGGCGTAGGCAAGGCGAGTCCTGGGAGCCAATCTGGAACCCGTATCGCTGGTTCTGATCCCGCCCTCTCTCGCAGGACCCTAGGCTTGGCGTATCGGAGGCGCGTTCCCTGCTCTTGTTCGCCGCTGCTCTGGCTCGTGCCGCCGCCTTGGGCTGCTCTGGGTTGGTGGCCTACGTCGGCCACCTCACCCAACTCTGGCGCCTCCCGGGAGCCGCCTTCGCCCCCTGAACCCTAGTACTCCAGCCTGTCCTCCACTCGGGCTGCGCTGGACGGTTGAGTGATCTGGCTTGGCCCAGAGGCCACTTCCACCGCCCTCCGGTTCTCATCACTTTGAGCTACCGTCTCCGTCCCAGCTTCAGCCCTGTGATCCGGGCCCGCTCCCTGGCGGTCGGGGAGGGAAGAGCCGGGCCGCGGCCGGAGCACCGGGCTCTCGGGAGGCCTGTAGCCGggaatgctgctgctgctggtgggaatcgtGGGCCACTTCCTTTTTCCGGCCTTGCTGAGGCCCCGACATGGATGGGCAAACCACGATCTAGAGAaggcagcagggcccagggctcGGACATCCGTTTTTCACACTCCACGTACCCGCTCCCCCGTCGGTCTGCAGTCCACAAATCCTCTGTGCATGAGACCCTGCTCTCGGGAAACTTTTGCTTTTGGCAGCCCCATTTTCTCGGGGGCTCTCGTGCTCTGCTCTCGGAGCCACAGCCAGCTTCTCCCGCCTCGGCGATTTGGGTATTTATTGACCTGTCCTCCGACCCGCTGACAGGCTCCAGGACCCCAGCACCCTAATCCACGTTTTGGATGCACTGAGACCCCGACATTCCTCGGTATTTATTGCCTCTCCCCACCTGggaccccacccccagtccccGCGAAATAAAAGGCCCTCTCGTCTTCCCAAAGCTCTGAATTCCGTGGTGTCCGCTGTTGGCGTGGAGGAAGGAGGCTGCTCAGTGGGCCAATCAGAAGGCGAGCGGAGGCGGCCAATAGCTTTGAGGGGAGCTAGCGGGACAAGCGAACGGGCGGCGGGCCGGGGGCGTGGCTCAGAGGCCGACCAATAGGAGAGGGCAAGCGGACCACCCGGAGGCACCGCCTCTTCTCCAGCTGTGACCCAGCTGTGCCACCTGATCCCAGGGAAGAAAGGGGCTGGGCCTGCAGCGCGAGCCGCCATCCTTCTACCACTGCGCCTGCGCAGGCCACGCGTATCCGTTCCAGGACTTAACTCTCAAGAAAAGTTGCTGCAAACTTTCTAGCCCGTTTCCCCCgccccttctccctgccagaCCCGCCCCTCTGCGGAGCCGGGAATTCCGAGGGGCGGAGCGCCTGCAGAGATGGGGAGTGGGGGCGCCTTCAGAGGACCCTGGAGACGGAGGCGTGCAGAAGCTCAGTCTCGGGGTGGAGGTGGCTTCGCGCCTTTATCTCTCCCGGACGGCCCGTTACCTTCTCCGTTGTCccgatggggaaactgaggccctgagccAGAGGCACAcgcggggggaggggggggcaAAAAACGCGGCCTGAGGCGGAGGGAAAACAAAGGGAGAATCACGGACAGACGGGGAGGAGGAcgggcacacacacagacactgggACTGAGACCCTAGTGGAGAGCTGGGCCTGGCACTGGGGGAGAGGCGCGGGGTTGGCAAAGGGAGAGCGCGAAGCGGGCTGTTGGggagaggggggtggggggcgggcgGAGAGGGGAGACGGGCGGGGGAGTGGGCCGGGGAAAGCccgagggaggaggagaaggagggaggaactTCCCAAAGTTGCAAAACATGGCTACCTTGCCTGCGGAGCCGAGCGCGGGGCCGGCGGCTGGGGgggaggcggtggcggcggccgCGAccgaagaggaggaggaggaagcgcGTCAGCTCCTGCAGACTTTGCAGGCGGCCGAGGGtgaggcggcggcggcagccgGGGCCGGGGCGGGCGAAGCGGCGGCGGGAGCGGAGGGCCCGGGGTCCCCAGACGTCCCCGGGTCGCCCCCCGAGGCCGCTGCCGAGCCGCCCACGGGCCTCCGCTTCTCGCCCGAGCAGGTGGCGTGCGTATGCGAGGCGTTGCTACAGGCGGGCCACGCCGGCCGCTTGAGCCGCTTCCTGGGCGCACTGCCCCCGGCCGAGCGCCTACGTGGCAGCGATCCGGTGCTGCGCGCTCGGGCCCTGGTGGCCTTCCAGAGGGGCGAGTACGCCGAGCTCTACCGGCTGCTCGAGAGCCGCCCCTTCCCTGCCGCCCACCACGCCTTCCTGCAGGACCTTTACCTGCGCGCGCGCTACCACGAGGCCGAGCGGGCCCGCGGCCGCGCGCTGGGCGCAGTGGACAAGTACCGTCTGCGCAAGAAGTTCCCGCTGCCCAAGACCATATGGGACGGCGAGGAGACAGTCTACTGCTTCAAGGAGCGCTCCCGCGCCGCGCTCAAGGCCTGCTATCGGGGCAACCGCTACCCCACCCCGGACGAGAAGCGCCGGCTGGCCACGCTCACCGGCCTCTCGCTCACGCAGGTCAGCAACTGGTTCAAGAACCGACGACAGCGCGATCGGACTGGGGGCGGCGGCAGCATGCCCTGCAAGAGGTGAGGGGATCGGGGCGGCACAAGTCTCCCTTTCCTAGGGACCTGATGTCCAccgccccctccccctgcccatggCTGAAGTCAAGCGTGCCGTGTTCCTCCGATACACCGCGCCCGCACCCTCAGGCGCCAGTCCAGCGCCGGGAGTGCGTGTAGACCAAGCAGGCACGCGCCCTGGGCCCTCCGCCACATCACTGCCCCACTCAGGGCTCCATCCCAAGTCCCATCCGTGTTCGTGGCTGGATTTGGGGGAGGCGGTGTGAAAACGAGGGGCtgcggggaggggggaggggtctTTGTCCACTCCATCCCTCGTGGGGGCTTTTTTCAGGCCCCTTCGCCGCCTGGCCCTTACCTGACCGTGGCTCTTCGTTCCCCCCTACCCCCCCAGGGCCCAAACAGCATGGTCTGTCGTCTGTCTTTGTTGTGAAACGTGAACCTTCCCCAGCTCCGGTTTCCCTGTaacccaagcccttctcctcccaccctgcTCGCCGGCCTCTCACTCCCGCCCGGGGGAGGGCACAGGGGACCCAGCGGGTGGCTGCCTCCTCACTCTCTCCAAAGCCAGTAGGCAGCTCTCAGCCTGCCCCGAGAGACGGGCAGCCTGGGCGCTCAGCCTCTGATGCCCGGAAGGCCAAGTGGCTGGGAGGGAGGGCCTCCTCCCTCCAGATGAGGCCAGCTCTAGCTTTTAGGTGGAGGTATCAATCAGGGTTTGCAGAGGCTCTGTTTCTTGGGTCCATCATAACCCCCTGAAATTTTCCGCAGAAGCTTGGGTGCGTAAAAGGAGGGGGTGGCAACGTCAGCCTGTGCTCCTGCTGAGCAGCTTGTAGCTGGCTGCGCAGGAGTCGAGCTGGCCAACTGGGGAACACAGCATTTGGGACCACAACTCACAACCCTTTCTCCGGCCAGCGAGGCTGATGGGAACCCCGCTACAGAGGACGAGTCCAGCCCCAGTCCGGAGGACCTGGAGAGGGGCGTGGCTCCTATGGCTGCTGACACCCCGGCCCAGGGCTCCATATTCCTGGCCGGGTCTGCCCCTCCTGCACCGcggcctgcctcctcctccatcctggTGAATGGGAGTTTCCTGGCTGCGGGCAGCTCTCCAGCAGTGCTCCTCAATGGGAGTCCTGTCATCATCAACAGCCTGGCCCTGGGCGAGGCCTCCAGCTTGGGCCCCCTGCTGCTCACAGGGGCTGGGggtgcccctcccccacagcccagTTCCCAGGGGGCCAGCGAGGGCAAGACTTCCCTGGTCCTGGACCCTCAGACCGGGGAGGTTCGACTGGAGGAGGCTCAGCCTGAGGTCCCTGAGACCAAAGGTACCCAGGTGGCTGCTTCAGGGCCAGGCGGAGAGGAGGTCCCTGCGCCTCTGCCCCAAGTGGTACCTGGCCACCCACCTGCTGCCACCTTTCCTGTACCCTCAGGACCAGTGCCCTCTGTGGCTGCTCCACAAGTGGTGCCactttccccacccccagggtACCCTGCAGGCCTGGGCCCTACCTCCCCACTGTTGAACCTGCCCCAGGTGGTACCCACCTCACAGGTGGTGACCCTGCCCCAGGCTGTGGGGCCACTGCAGCTGTTGGCAGCTGGGCCAGGCAGCCCTGTGAAAGTGGCAGCTGCCGCAGGCCCTGCTAATGTGCACCTGATAAACTCCGGGGTGGGAGTGACTGCCCTGCAGCTGCCTTCAGCCACTGCCCCAGGTACAGGCTTCTGCCTCCCTCTGGCCTGGGTGGGGGTTGCAGTTAACTGAGGAAGGGATTTGGGGGTAGGGGCAGCTCATCCCAGTCCTGTCCCAGACTGCCCTGCTTGCCCACTAGCCGCTTAATATTCACCTCGTGCCtggcccttctcctctccccacaGGAAACTTCCTCCTGGCCAACCCTGTATCTGGCAGCCCCATCGTGACAGGAGTGGCTGTGCAGCAAGGCAAGATCATCCTCACGGCCACTTTCCCCACTAGCATGCTGGTCTCTCaggtcctgcctcctgcccccagcctggccctgcccctgaaGCCAGACACGGCCATCTCAGTGCCTGAAGGAGCCCTGCCGgtggcccccagccctgccctcccggAGGCCCACGCACTCAGCACACTCTCTGTGCAACAGCCACCAGCTGTCCCTGCCGCCACTGCTGCTGCCAGCCTGCCCTTCTCAGACTCCTCAGGCCTCCTGCCCAGCTTCCCAGCACCCCCACCTGAGGGGCTTATGCTGTCACCTGCAGCCATGCCCATCTGGCCAGCAGGGCTGGAACTGAGCACAGGCACAGAGGGGCTGCTAGAAGTGGAGAAGGGGCTGGGGACGCAGGCTCCTCACACTGTGCTGAGGCTGCAGGACCCTGACTCTGAGGGGCTGCTCTTGGGGGCCACAGCTGGGGGCGAGGTTGATGAGGGGCTGGAAGCTGAGACCAAGGTCCTGACTCAGCTACAGTCCGTGCCTGTGGAAGAGCCCCTGGAACTGTGACCCTGCTGGACCCTATCACCTCTCCTGACAATGGTGCTCAAGATCCAGGACTGCCCCAGAATAGGGCACCTCTCAGAAACAAGATTG
Coding sequences within it:
- the DMPK gene encoding myotonin-protein kinase isoform X1, with amino-acid sequence MSAEVRLKRLQQLVLDPGFLGLEPLLDLLLGVHQELGASDLAQDKYVADFLQWVEPIAARLKEARLQRNDFEILKVIGRGAFSEVAVVKMKQTGQVYAMKIMNKWDMLKRGEVSCFREERDVLVNGDRRWITQLHFAFQDENYLYLVMEYYVGGDLLTLLSKFEERIPAEMARFYLAEIVMAIDSVHQLGYVHRDIKPDNILLDRCGHIRLADFGSCLKLRADGTVRSLVAVGTPDYLSPEILQAVGGGPGTGSYGPECDWWALGVFAYEMFYGQTPFYADSTAETYGKIVHYKDHLSLPVVDAGVPEEARDLIQRLLCPPEMRLGQGGAGDFQKHPFFFGLDWEGVRDSVPPFTPDFEGATDTCNFDVVEDGLTAMVSGGGETLSDMQEGMPLGVHLPFVGYSYSCMALRDDEVPGPRPMELEAEQLPEPPEQAPRPELPVPLPEETAEAAVSEALPEAAEAEAEVTLRELEEALEKEVLTRQSLSRELETIRTANQNFASQLREAEARNRDLEAHVRQLQERMQLLQAEGAAVLCLQRPGQVGSDRVTCPFSLQLDGPPAVALGQCPLVGPGPMHRRHLLLPARDPRLGVSEARSLLLFAAALARAAALGCSGLVAYVGHLTQLWRLPGAAFAP
- the DMPK gene encoding myotonin-protein kinase isoform X3, whose protein sequence is MSAEVRLKRLQQLVLDPGFLGLEPLLDLLLGVHQELGASDLAQDKYVADFLQWVEPIAARLKEARLQRNDFEILKVIGRGAFSEVAVVKMKQTGQVYAMKIMNKWDMLKRGEVSCFREERDVLVNGDRRWITQLHFAFQDENYLYLVMEYYVGGDLLTLLSKFEERIPAEMARFYLAEIVMAIDSVHQLGYVHRDIKPDNILLDRCGHIRLADFGSCLKLRADGTVRSLVAVGTPDYLSPEILQAVGGGPGTGSYGPECDWWALGVFAYEMFYGQTPFYADSTAETYGKIVHYKDHLSLPVVDAGVPEEARDLIQRLLCPPEMRLGQGGAGDFQKHPFFFGLDWEGVRDSVPPFTPDFEGATDTCNFDVVEDGLTAMETLSDMQEGMPLGVHLPFVGYSYSCMALRDDEVPGPRPMELEAEQLPEPPEQAPRPELPVPLPEETAEAAVSEALPEAAEAEAEVTLRELEEALEKEVLTRQSLSRELETIRTANQNFASQLREAEARNRDLEAHVRQLQERMQLLQAEGAAVLCLQRPGQVGSDRVTCPFSLQLDGPPAVALGQCPLVGPGPMHRRHLLLPARDPRLGVSEARSLLLFAAALARAAALGCSGLVAYVGHLTQLWRLPGAAFAP